A DNA window from Neobacillus niacini contains the following coding sequences:
- a CDS encoding recombinase family protein, with protein sequence MTIYGYGRVSTVQQDLTLQIEALSNYGIESKNIYTDRLTGTNMDRKSLQELLSIVQAGDVIIVKKLDRLGRSVSQVTNLIEELTKKGIFVKSIDDNIDTSNQSPMAKAMLQLLAMFSEMERNFIVERTKPAIENAKAKGVQFGRPQVNKNLYDLALEDHLEKGMTVKEIIAKYGTNEKGKDNITEATFFRRLRKHREKAGL encoded by the coding sequence ATGACAATTTACGGATATGGTCGTGTATCAACAGTTCAACAGGATTTAACTTTACAAATTGAGGCACTTTCTAATTATGGTATTGAATCTAAAAATATTTATACAGATCGTTTAACTGGTACTAACATGGATAGAAAATCTTTACAAGAATTACTTTCAATCGTTCAGGCTGGTGACGTTATTATTGTTAAAAAGTTAGATCGTTTAGGACGTTCAGTAAGTCAGGTGACAAACTTAATTGAGGAACTAACAAAGAAAGGTATTTTTGTAAAGTCTATTGACGATAATATTGATACTTCTAATCAATCACCAATGGCAAAGGCTATGCTTCAATTACTTGCAATGTTTTCTGAAATGGAACGTAATTTTATAGTTGAAAGAACTAAACCAGCTATTGAAAATGCAAAGGCAAAGGGTGTACAATTTGGTCGTCCTCAGGTGAATAAAAATCTTTATGATTTAGCTTTAGAAGATCATTTAGAAAAGGGTATGACTGTTAAAGAAATCATAGCTAAATATGGTACTAATGAAAAAGGCAAAGATAATATAACAGAGGCGACTTTCTTTAGACGCTTACGGAAACATAGAGAAAAGGCTGGTCTTTAA
- a CDS encoding ParA family protein, whose translation MGIVLCVNNNKGGVLKTTTTSNLAGVLSYLKKKVLVVDADNQSNVSISFGLNPDNFRTTIYDVLVGGVPVEDTIVKIDKYIDLVPSNLDLVSFEFDVIGNPNKYPKPFLLMKDALDHLRDQYDYILIDTPPSLSLMNGNVFSFADNVIIPFEPEAYAMRSLMAVTTTVNDFKGINPNLEIMGVIFTKVVHNANLHEVISQETKKYAFENGYKTFETVIPRTVQYANSIGFDRKPVTISNRKSEKSQLYFSLWNEIENTLKVVK comes from the coding sequence ATGGGAATAGTTTTGTGTGTTAACAATAATAAGGGTGGGGTTTTAAAAACCACGACAACCAGTAATTTAGCTGGTGTATTATCTTATCTAAAGAAGAAAGTTTTAGTGGTTGACGCTGATAATCAGAGTAATGTTTCAATTAGTTTTGGTCTTAATCCTGATAATTTTAGAACAACTATTTATGATGTTTTAGTGGGTGGCGTTCCTGTTGAGGATACTATTGTAAAGATTGATAAATATATTGATCTTGTCCCTTCTAATCTTGATCTAGTTTCTTTTGAGTTTGATGTTATCGGAAACCCTAATAAATACCCTAAACCATTTCTTTTAATGAAAGACGCTTTAGATCATTTACGTGATCAGTATGATTACATATTGATAGATACACCCCCTAGCCTTTCTTTAATGAATGGTAACGTGTTTTCTTTTGCTGACAATGTTATTATACCCTTTGAACCTGAGGCTTACGCTATGCGTTCTTTAATGGCTGTGACAACTACTGTAAATGATTTTAAAGGTATTAACCCTAATCTTGAAATCATGGGGGTAATTTTTACTAAAGTAGTTCATAACGCTAACTTACATGAGGTTATCAGTCAGGAAACTAAAAAGTATGCCTTTGAAAATGGCTATAAGACTTTTGAAACTGTTATTCCTCGTACTGTTCAATACGCAAATTCAATCGGTTTTGATCGTAAACCTGTAACTATATCTAATCGTAAAAGTGAAAAATCACAGCTTTATTTTTCCTTATGGAATGAGATCGAAAATACTTTAAAGGTGGTTAAATAA
- a CDS encoding cell wall hydrolase: protein MFKNILALAFAGAFFFTAGHAFAYEVKTGDTMYNIAKTHNVSLEDLKTLNPQISDLNKIYVGQNVNTNKDNSQGSENVSNVSAYEKDLLARLVRAEAESEPYAGKVAVAYVVLNRVDHSQFPDTIKGVIYQSGQFTPVSNGEINQKADADSIRAVNEAVTADRSNSESLFFYNPTTATSRWLDSKQTTVTIGNHVFKK from the coding sequence ATGTTTAAAAATATTTTGGCATTGGCGTTTGCTGGTGCTTTCTTTTTTACTGCTGGTCATGCTTTTGCTTACGAGGTTAAAACAGGTGACACTATGTATAATATAGCTAAAACTCATAATGTTTCTTTAGAGGATTTAAAAACTCTTAACCCACAAATTTCTGACTTAAATAAAATCTATGTTGGTCAGAATGTGAACACGAATAAAGATAACTCACAGGGGTCTGAAAATGTTAGTAACGTTTCAGCATATGAGAAAGATTTATTAGCTAGGTTGGTTCGTGCTGAGGCTGAAAGTGAACCTTATGCTGGTAAAGTCGCTGTGGCTTATGTTGTCCTTAATCGTGTAGATCATTCTCAATTCCCTGATACTATTAAAGGGGTTATTTATCAGTCAGGACAATTTACACCAGTTTCTAACGGTGAAATAAATCAAAAGGCTGACGCTGATTCTATAAGGGCTGTCAATGAGGCTGTTACTGCTGATCGTTCTAATAGTGAATCGTTATTCTTTTATAATCCTACTACTGCTACTAGTCGCTGGTTAGATTCTAAACAGACTACTGTTACTATTGGTAATCATGTATTTAAAAAGTAA
- a CDS encoding HNH endonuclease: MINKDYRDSALKVYGEACEICGYRAGVEVHHIDYQEQWEIEKKLRKAKGSEYTRLLAEAKKQGYDEFKDNQLAKNDSTKNLSVLCGNHHSLIHSLDSGKALLKVIPERK, encoded by the coding sequence ATGATCAATAAAGATTATAGAGATTCAGCTTTAAAGGTTTACGGTGAGGCTTGTGAAATCTGTGGTTATCGTGCTGGTGTTGAAGTACACCACATTGATTATCAAGAACAATGGGAAATCGAAAAGAAGTTAAGAAAGGCTAAGGGTTCTGAATATACTCGTCTATTAGCTGAGGCAAAGAAACAAGGCTATGACGAATTTAAAGATAACCAACTAGCAAAAAATGATTCTACTAAAAACCTATCTGTTTTATGTGGTAATCATCATTCTTTAATCCATTCCCTTGATTCAGGCAAGGCATTATTAAAGGTTATACCTGAAAGAAAATAA
- a CDS encoding DNA ligase LigA-related protein produces MIEWANRRQRQILVHSFLYYQLNESIISDHTFDQWSKELAKWIKENPDQFKMTVYYDGFKEFDGSSGYDLPYSIPDIQNTGYKLLKIHAEKRKL; encoded by the coding sequence ATGATTGAGTGGGCTAATAGAAGGCAAAGACAGATTCTTGTCCATTCATTTCTTTACTATCAATTAAATGAATCTATCATATCAGATCATACTTTTGATCAGTGGTCAAAGGAATTAGCAAAGTGGATTAAAGAAAATCCTGATCAATTTAAAATGACTGTTTACTATGACGGATTTAAAGAGTTTGACGGTTCAAGTGGTTATGACTTACCTTATTCAATTCCTGACATTCAAAACACTGGTTATAAACTTTTAAAAATACATGCTGAAAAGAGGAAATTATAA
- a CDS encoding NINE protein, whose amino-acid sequence MDEIEKATQNLTASELTEFSKVFRKQGKSVKVAYTLWAIGGAVGLHRFYTGNYGTGLIVMAVTVFTCGLGAIAGLQDVQNIRRLVSQANKELTLQIVKDVKRK is encoded by the coding sequence ATGGACGAGATTGAAAAAGCTACTCAAAACCTTACAGCAAGCGAATTAACTGAGTTCTCTAAGGTATTTAGAAAGCAAGGTAAGTCAGTTAAAGTAGCCTATACGCTGTGGGCTATTGGTGGGGCTGTAGGGCTTCATAGATTCTATACAGGTAACTATGGAACAGGCTTAATAGTAATGGCTGTCACAGTCTTTACATGTGGTCTTGGGGCTATTGCTGGACTACAGGACGTACAGAACATTAGACGCTTAGTAAGTCAGGCTAATAAGGAATTAACTTTACAGATCGTTAAAGACGTGAAAAGAAAATGA
- a CDS encoding sigma factor-like helix-turn-helix DNA-binding protein — protein sequence MNKYEQAYKLENEKGVTAFLTDYHKLAEARFYANDLSISDMLLDFHFAMKKALTDRQQEVIELTYFKDMRQVDVANELNLTQQTVQEHTVKAIKNLATYHMIIKSRGE from the coding sequence ATGAATAAATACGAACAGGCTTACAAATTGGAGAACGAAAAAGGGGTAACAGCTTTCTTAACAGATTACCACAAACTAGCTGAGGCAAGATTTTACGCTAATGATCTTTCTATTAGTGATATGCTATTAGACTTTCATTTTGCTATGAAAAAAGCCTTAACAGATCGTCAACAGGAAGTTATTGAGTTAACTTACTTTAAGGATATGAGACAGGTTGACGTGGCTAATGAACTTAACTTAACTCAACAAACTGTACAGGAACATACGGTAAAGGCAATTAAAAACCTTGCTACTTATCATATGATTATTAAAAGTAGGGGTGAATAA
- a CDS encoding AAA family ATPase has protein sequence MRIAITGKMRSGKNTVADYFLIHKAFRSMAFGEGIKEVIQLYFPELLLQGKPRKLYQAIGQLFREFNPDIWVEILDRRLDQITTWFGDENIDIVVTDLRQENEYKYLKEQGFIIIKVEAEDELRIERIKQSGDTFDHEDFYHETELSVDALGFDYLITNNTTIEDLNEQIKFIINEMEEE, from the coding sequence ATGAGAATTGCTATTACAGGAAAAATGAGGTCAGGTAAAAATACTGTGGCTGACTATTTCCTAATTCATAAAGCGTTTAGGTCAATGGCTTTTGGTGAGGGAATCAAGGAAGTTATACAACTTTATTTTCCTGAGTTATTACTACAGGGAAAACCTAGAAAATTGTATCAGGCTATTGGTCAGCTATTTAGAGAATTTAACCCTGACATATGGGTGGAGATTTTAGATAGACGTTTAGACCAAATTACTACATGGTTCGGTGACGAGAATATTGACATTGTTGTAACTGATTTACGACAAGAAAACGAGTACAAATATCTTAAAGAACAAGGGTTCATTATTATCAAGGTTGAGGCTGAGGACGAGTTAAGAATTGAACGAATTAAACAGTCAGGCGACACCTTTGATCATGAGGATTTTTACCACGAAACGGAATTAAGTGTTGACGCTTTAGGGTTCGATTACCTAATAACTAATAACACCACAATAGAGGATTTAAACGAACAAATCAAATTTATTATAAACGAAATGGAGGAAGAATAG
- a CDS encoding helix-turn-helix domain-containing protein: MIVKVHDKTNEQVVSNLEKFPYFTIRCKLGEVLKERGLKMQELSDLTGIRVATISEMVNMKRSTLNVPHIIVIAQALRIDDISKLFEFIMPDDTKEIFTQDQEIIAKEAILPEQEEYLTKMRQERKNPTTD; encoded by the coding sequence ATGATAGTTAAGGTACACGATAAGACTAATGAACAGGTGGTCAGCAACCTAGAAAAGTTCCCTTATTTCACTATTAGGTGCAAACTAGGAGAAGTACTTAAAGAACGTGGTTTAAAAATGCAAGAATTAAGCGACTTGACAGGTATAAGAGTGGCTACGATCTCAGAAATGGTTAATATGAAAAGATCAACCTTAAACGTGCCTCACATAATTGTAATAGCACAGGCTTTAAGGATTGACGATATAAGCAAGCTATTTGAATTTATAATGCCTGACGATACTAAAGAGATATTTACACAAGATCAGGAAATAATAGCTAAAGAGGCTATACTACCTGAACAGGAAGAATACTTAACTAAAATGAGACAAGAACGAAAAAATCCCACCACCGATTAA
- a CDS encoding MazG nucleotide pyrophosphohydrolase domain-containing protein has protein sequence MAEMTIKELQSQVKQLLDEKGFAYDKSTFYEKASLAHTEISELVDVIKKQGMNENSQEDIEAEVADIIIRTMNFALMFDFDLDTAIQKKMDKNFKRPFKYNTYEEGGA, from the coding sequence ATGGCTGAAATGACAATCAAAGAACTACAATCACAAGTAAAACAGTTACTTGATGAAAAAGGGTTCGCTTATGACAAATCAACTTTCTATGAAAAGGCAAGTTTAGCACATACAGAAATCAGTGAACTAGTTGACGTGATCAAAAAGCAAGGAATGAACGAAAACTCACAAGAGGATATAGAGGCTGAGGTTGCTGACATTATCATTCGTACTATGAACTTTGCTTTAATGTTTGACTTTGATCTTGATACAGCTATTCAAAAGAAAATGGACAAGAATTTCAAACGTCCTTTTAAATACAATACTTATGAGGAAGGTGGGGCTTAA
- a CDS encoding adenosylcobalamin-dependent ribonucleoside-diphosphate reductase gives MAIELEGFHRKLYLTRYAKKSMDKSQFIVVGADVVTLVKDGKYPVREIATVKAVEGEKVIMTLQTADGFEYQVGDEFVQDINLVDALVETKFEQTADRVAGALASVEPSETKEAFYKKAKKAIENFHLVPSGRILTGAGDDSQVTLFNCYVIDVELAPYAKEKGRDSRQAIFHHMGRISEIMARGGGVGTNLSVFRPRYSGLSKTKGQSTGAIFIGNQFSGLTEFINQANRRGAQMLTLHDWHPDVFYTNDINSPDYNEDFIGAKRKQGFMEGNNSSILVSDAFMFAVEHDLDWNLVFPDTSHSSYDKDWDGDLDKWIKKHGKDSVKVHRTVKAKEMWNKIMVSNHTSAEPGIIYIDEVERNHNGHYLGVVKATNPCGEQPILGNSTCNLSAVNFGRMIKVSGTDELGNLYEIDWDLLKETIHTGVRFLDNAIDLTYYFDKDMKKWQQGERRVGLGGMGVADLAIALRVRYGSPEFNAMFDQLMAFLRDESYRASVELAKEKGSFPLFKKTKFMQSGFVKRLPKDIQNDIKKFGIRNLTLNTFAPTGTTGSMTPSLLDINGSVSTGIEPHFAMKYDRLSRIGKTVQYAGVAKAFMDSNPTVNELPSYFVGAMDLTPEEHVMVQAVAQKYIDSSISKTVNAPANYTVEQCEAVYMNLYKSGCKGGTIYRQDSRDEQILTLSTDTETTVEVEVKDETGTNTGTKVKGKYDDWTCGNCGSEEFHMVEGCPQCDNCGSQSCSI, from the coding sequence ATGGCAATCGAATTAGAAGGGTTTCACAGAAAATTATACTTAACACGTTATGCAAAGAAATCTATGGATAAGTCACAGTTTATTGTAGTGGGTGCTGACGTTGTAACACTAGTAAAGGACGGTAAATATCCTGTTCGTGAAATAGCTACTGTTAAGGCTGTTGAAGGCGAAAAAGTTATCATGACACTTCAAACTGCTGACGGTTTTGAATATCAAGTGGGTGACGAGTTCGTACAAGATATTAACTTAGTTGACGCTTTAGTAGAAACAAAATTTGAACAAACTGCTGATCGTGTAGCTGGTGCTTTAGCAAGTGTAGAACCTAGCGAAACTAAAGAGGCATTTTACAAGAAAGCTAAGAAAGCTATTGAGAATTTCCACCTTGTACCTAGTGGACGTATCTTAACTGGTGCTGGTGATGATTCACAGGTAACACTTTTTAACTGTTATGTAATTGACGTTGAATTAGCACCTTACGCAAAAGAAAAAGGTCGTGATTCAAGACAGGCTATTTTTCACCATATGGGACGTATTTCTGAAATCATGGCTAGAGGTGGAGGCGTTGGTACTAACCTATCAGTATTTAGACCACGTTATTCAGGACTATCAAAAACTAAAGGTCAGTCAACTGGTGCTATCTTTATAGGTAATCAATTCAGTGGACTTACTGAGTTTATCAATCAGGCTAATAGACGTGGGGCACAAATGCTTACACTACATGATTGGCACCCTGACGTATTCTACACAAATGACATTAACTCACCTGACTATAACGAGGACTTTATTGGGGCAAAGCGTAAGCAAGGATTCATGGAAGGTAACAATAGTTCAATCCTAGTATCTGACGCTTTTATGTTTGCTGTAGAACATGACTTAGACTGGAATCTTGTTTTCCCTGACACTTCTCATTCTAGCTATGACAAGGATTGGGACGGTGATCTTGATAAGTGGATTAAGAAACATGGTAAAGATTCTGTTAAGGTTCACAGAACAGTTAAGGCTAAGGAAATGTGGAATAAGATCATGGTTTCTAATCATACGAGTGCTGAACCGGGAATTATTTACATTGACGAGGTTGAACGTAACCATAACGGACATTACTTAGGTGTAGTTAAGGCTACTAATCCTTGTGGTGAACAACCAATTCTTGGAAATTCCACTTGCAACTTATCTGCTGTTAACTTTGGTCGCATGATTAAAGTGTCAGGCACAGACGAGTTAGGTAACTTATATGAAATTGATTGGGATTTACTTAAAGAAACTATTCATACTGGTGTTCGTTTCCTTGACAATGCTATTGACTTAACTTACTACTTTGACAAGGACATGAAGAAATGGCAACAGGGAGAAAGACGTGTCGGTTTAGGTGGCATGGGTGTAGCTGACTTAGCTATCGCTTTACGTGTTAGATACGGTTCACCTGAGTTTAACGCTATGTTTGATCAGCTTATGGCTTTCTTACGTGATGAATCTTATCGTGCAAGTGTTGAACTAGCTAAGGAAAAAGGTTCATTCCCATTATTCAAGAAAACTAAATTCATGCAATCAGGTTTCGTTAAACGTCTACCAAAAGACATTCAGAACGATATTAAAAAATTCGGTATTCGTAACCTAACATTAAATACCTTTGCACCTACTGGTACAACAGGTTCTATGACACCTTCACTATTAGACATTAACGGTAGTGTTAGTACTGGTATTGAACCTCACTTTGCTATGAAGTATGACAGACTTTCTCGTATCGGTAAGACTGTACAGTATGCTGGTGTAGCAAAGGCATTTATGGACAGTAACCCAACAGTAAATGAATTACCTTCTTACTTTGTTGGGGCTATGGATTTAACCCCTGAGGAACATGTAATGGTTCAAGCTGTAGCACAAAAGTATATTGATTCATCTATCAGTAAAACAGTTAATGCACCAGCTAATTACACTGTAGAACAATGTGAGGCTGTTTACATGAATCTTTATAAATCAGGCTGTAAGGGTGGAACAATCTATAGACAGGATTCTCGTGACGAACAGATTCTAACACTTTCTACTGACACTGAAACTACTGTTGAAGTTGAAGTTAAGGACGAAACTGGTACTAATACTGGTACTAAGGTTAAAGGTAAGTATGACGACTGGACTTGTGGTAACTGTGGTTCTGAGGAATTTCACATGGTTGAAGGTTGTCCACAATGTGATAACTGTGGTTCTCAAAGCTGTTCTATCTAA
- the thyA gene encoding thymidylate synthase, giving the protein MTKADIQIKMNLKRVLNQGVSDEGQAIRPVWADGTPANTLKVFGVLNEYDLAEEFPIGSLRPTAWKAGLKEDLWIYQEQSNDVELLEYKYGVKYWREWANDKGDLGLAYGRQMAYEHKYKEGYFTQIDRLIWDLKNNPYSRRMITNLYNHEDLHGMTLYPCAFLTMWDFDGERLNMTLVQRSSDYLVAGNINVTQYALLLHMVAQSAGMLVGKFNHYINNLHIYTRHIDQAIDVVGREPLPAPKLIIDDSVKNFYDFKVEHFKLEGYEPHPQIGKLEIAI; this is encoded by the coding sequence ATGACTAAGGCTGATATTCAAATTAAGATGAACCTTAAAAGGGTATTAAATCAAGGTGTATCTGACGAGGGACAAGCTATTCGTCCTGTTTGGGCTGACGGTACACCAGCTAACACCCTTAAAGTTTTTGGTGTCCTTAATGAGTATGATCTTGCTGAGGAATTTCCTATAGGTTCTTTACGTCCTACTGCTTGGAAGGCTGGACTAAAAGAGGACTTATGGATTTATCAAGAACAGTCTAATGACGTTGAACTATTAGAATATAAGTACGGTGTTAAGTACTGGCGTGAGTGGGCTAATGACAAGGGTGATCTAGGGCTTGCTTATGGTCGTCAAATGGCTTATGAACACAAGTACAAGGAAGGTTATTTCACTCAAATAGACAGGCTAATATGGGACTTAAAGAATAACCCTTATAGTCGTAGAATGATAACTAACCTTTACAATCACGAGGACTTACATGGAATGACTTTATATCCTTGTGCTTTCTTGACAATGTGGGACTTTGACGGTGAACGTCTTAATATGACACTTGTACAGCGTTCAAGTGATTACCTTGTGGCTGGTAACATTAACGTAACTCAATACGCTTTACTGTTACACATGGTAGCACAATCGGCTGGCATGTTAGTAGGAAAGTTTAACCACTACATTAACAACCTTCATATCTATACAAGACATATAGATCAGGCTATTGACGTTGTAGGTAGAGAACCACTACCAGCACCTAAACTTATCATTGACGATTCAGTTAAGAACTTCTATGACTTCAAGGTTGAACACTTTAAGTTAGAAGGTTATGAACCACACCCACAAATAGGTAAGTTAGAAATAGCTATTTAG
- a CDS encoding thymidine kinase → MLTVITGSMFAEKSTELQRRGRRLERAGKTVAYFKPNFDTRYSENEIVTHNGEKVHAFNIEVSMPDELLDFMNHDVYLIDEIQFFNHRVVEVIKFLLKKGKTVIVAGLDIDFQANPFIVTASLMAIAEDVVKLKAVCNHCGQDAWVSDRKTSEKERNVLGSSDTYQPLCRKCYDNKNPMEEF, encoded by the coding sequence GTGTTAACCGTTATCACTGGTTCAATGTTTGCTGAGAAATCCACTGAGTTACAAAGACGTGGAAGAAGGTTAGAAAGGGCTGGAAAAACAGTGGCTTACTTCAAGCCTAACTTTGACACTCGTTATTCAGAAAATGAAATAGTCACTCATAACGGTGAAAAGGTACACGCTTTTAATATTGAGGTGTCAATGCCTGACGAACTACTGGACTTTATGAATCATGACGTTTACTTGATTGACGAAATACAGTTCTTTAATCACAGGGTAGTTGAGGTTATCAAGTTTCTTTTGAAAAAAGGAAAGACAGTTATTGTTGCTGGTCTTGACATTGACTTTCAGGCTAACCCATTTATTGTAACAGCTAGTCTTATGGCTATTGCTGAGGACGTTGTAAAACTAAAGGCTGTATGTAATCACTGTGGTCAAGACGCTTGGGTGTCTGATCGTAAGACAAGTGAAAAAGAAAGAAATGTATTAGGTTCAAGTGACACCTATCAACCACTATGTAGAAAATGCTATGACAATAAAAACCCTATGGAGGAATTTTAA